One window from the genome of Chloroherpetonaceae bacterium encodes:
- a CDS encoding helix-turn-helix domain-containing protein: MEQQALVRTVFGIKVKFHRQERNLSYQELADLTGLAPSYIHDIERGKKYPKPDKIFILAKALEVEYDYLVTLQANKRLQPIVDLLRSDFFKLFPLDTFGLDIHKTFDLFAETPDKLNAFISTIVKMVRTHQLSQEEFYMAALRSYQDLNDNYFIEIEHAAKTLQESLKLPNGKALDESRIEMALLGEYGIKVDRTSLGAIPQLTSVRSFFQPQKKVLYLNDGLSVAQSKFLMGRELGFQVLGLKERPFETRLLKADSFEMLLNNFKASYFSVALMMHEEEIVKDLKKWLGQSKADEELMLSLISKYGVTPEMLLQRITNMLSQHFGINEFFFIRMHTDETLSTFTMTKELHLARQHTPHANAADEHYCRRWASVNILKRIRTAKSSPLLFEQQISAYQEPPVSYYCFSIAEHDYRKSYSSVTIGLLVNQNLMNAAKFLNDRSIKTRQVSTTCEQCPIIDCNERVAPPIHLEREIGRNLLYEELKKL, encoded by the coding sequence ATGGAGCAACAAGCACTCGTACGAACTGTTTTTGGGATTAAAGTGAAATTTCATAGGCAAGAGAGAAATCTTTCTTATCAGGAACTTGCAGATTTGACAGGGCTTGCTCCTTCATACATTCATGATATTGAACGGGGGAAGAAGTATCCGAAACCCGATAAAATCTTCATCTTAGCCAAAGCCTTAGAAGTTGAATACGATTATCTTGTCACGCTACAAGCCAATAAGCGCTTACAGCCTATTGTGGATTTGCTTCGCTCTGATTTCTTTAAGCTATTCCCGTTAGATACCTTTGGGCTTGATATCCATAAGACATTTGATCTCTTTGCCGAAACCCCAGATAAACTCAACGCATTTATTTCGACCATCGTCAAAATGGTTCGAACCCATCAATTGAGTCAAGAAGAGTTTTATATGGCAGCCCTTCGATCATATCAAGATTTAAATGACAACTACTTTATTGAGATTGAACACGCTGCCAAAACATTACAAGAATCCCTGAAACTCCCGAATGGTAAAGCACTGGATGAATCAAGAATTGAAATGGCGTTGCTTGGAGAGTATGGGATTAAGGTGGATCGTACTTCCTTGGGCGCAATACCACAATTGACGAGTGTAAGAAGTTTTTTTCAACCGCAAAAAAAAGTTCTCTATTTAAATGATGGATTGTCAGTTGCTCAATCAAAATTTTTAATGGGGCGTGAGTTAGGATTTCAAGTTCTTGGCTTGAAGGAGCGACCTTTTGAAACACGGCTTCTGAAAGCAGATAGTTTTGAAATGTTGCTTAACAATTTCAAGGCATCTTATTTTTCTGTGGCATTGATGATGCATGAAGAAGAAATTGTGAAAGACTTAAAGAAATGGCTTGGGCAATCGAAAGCCGATGAGGAACTGATGCTTTCTCTAATTTCGAAATATGGGGTAACTCCAGAGATGCTTTTGCAGCGGATCACCAACATGCTTTCTCAACATTTTGGAATTAACGAGTTTTTTTTCATACGAATGCATACGGATGAAACACTTAGCACATTTACGATGACGAAAGAACTGCATTTGGCGCGTCAGCACACGCCACATGCAAATGCTGCGGATGAACACTATTGCAGGCGATGGGCTTCGGTAAATATCTTGAAACGGATTCGTACGGCGAAGTCGAGCCCGCTGCTCTTCGAACAACAAATTTCTGCTTATCAAGAACCTCCGGTTTCATACTATTGCTTTTCTATTGCTGAGCATGATTACAGAAAGTCTTATTCATCAGTAACCATTGGGCTTTTGGTCAATCAAAATTTGATGAATGCGGCAAAATTTTTGAATGATCGATCGATCAAAACGCGTCAAGTCAGCACGACGTGTGAGCAATGTCCGATTATTGACTGCAATGAACGTGTCGCGCCGCCGATTCACCTAGAGCGGGAAATTGGTCGAAATCTATTGTATGAGGAATTGAAGAAGCTCTAA
- the aceB gene encoding malate synthase A: protein MTESLTTVNFQITGTQPVRYQQILTPEAIQFVISLHERFNERRLSLLEKRILRQTEFDNGKLPDFPLNADAIRKSDWKVAPLPPDLLDRRVEITGPVDRKMIINALNSGAKVFMADFEDSNSPSWENNLEGQLNLRDAIRGTIEFTNPENGKIYRLNEKIATLLVRPRGWHLVEKHFLVEELPISGSLFDFGLYFFHNAQTLIQKGSGPYFYLPKLESAEEAKLWNDVFLFAQSSLGIPSGTIKATVLVETILATFELDEILYELREHSAGLNCGRWDYIFSYIKKFRNNPKFLLPDRSKVTMTTDFLRAYSRLVIKTCHKRGVHAMGGMAAQIPIKNDPVANEAAIERVKADKLREVQDGHDGTWVAHPGLVPVAMEIFNTYMPQPNQIEKQLPDFEPTRDLLLRAPEGTITEAGLRMNINVGILYIESWLRGVGAAAIYNLMEDAATAEISRTQVWQWIHHRAVMENGTTVTLNLCKRLMQEELLKIKTYVGEEAYLHGRFVEATAIFMELIESSKFQDFLTLSAYDRIN, encoded by the coding sequence ATGACAGAGTCACTCACCACCGTAAATTTTCAAATCACGGGAACTCAACCGGTACGGTATCAGCAAATCCTTACCCCTGAAGCAATACAATTTGTCATTTCGCTTCACGAGCGATTTAATGAACGCCGTTTATCTCTCCTTGAGAAAAGAATCCTTCGTCAAACCGAATTCGACAATGGCAAACTTCCCGATTTCCCTCTTAATGCCGACGCCATTCGAAAGTCCGATTGGAAAGTAGCCCCACTACCGCCCGATTTACTTGACCGACGAGTTGAAATCACCGGCCCGGTTGACCGCAAAATGATCATTAATGCTTTGAATTCAGGCGCAAAGGTGTTTATGGCTGATTTTGAAGACAGTAATTCTCCTTCTTGGGAAAATAATCTTGAAGGTCAACTCAATCTTCGTGATGCCATTCGCGGTACCATTGAATTCACGAATCCCGAAAATGGAAAAATTTATCGACTGAACGAAAAAATTGCCACCCTCCTTGTTCGACCTCGCGGTTGGCATTTGGTTGAAAAGCACTTCTTGGTTGAAGAGTTACCCATCAGCGGCTCGCTCTTCGATTTTGGACTATACTTCTTCCATAATGCCCAAACGCTGATTCAAAAAGGCAGCGGCCCATATTTCTATTTACCAAAATTGGAATCGGCAGAAGAAGCAAAACTTTGGAACGATGTTTTCCTCTTTGCGCAGTCTTCGCTTGGAATTCCATCTGGCACCATCAAAGCCACGGTTCTTGTTGAAACAATTCTTGCAACTTTTGAACTTGATGAAATTCTCTATGAACTTCGTGAACACTCTGCAGGGCTAAACTGCGGTCGTTGGGATTACATTTTTTCTTACATCAAAAAGTTCAGAAATAACCCGAAGTTTCTTTTGCCCGACCGCTCAAAGGTTACTATGACCACCGATTTTCTGAGAGCTTACAGCCGCCTTGTGATTAAAACTTGTCACAAACGCGGCGTTCACGCAATGGGCGGAATGGCCGCTCAAATCCCCATCAAAAATGATCCCGTTGCTAATGAAGCCGCCATCGAGCGCGTCAAAGCCGATAAGCTACGCGAAGTGCAAGATGGGCATGATGGGACTTGGGTTGCACACCCCGGTCTTGTCCCTGTGGCAATGGAAATTTTCAATACCTATATGCCTCAACCAAATCAGATTGAAAAGCAATTGCCGGATTTTGAACCAACTCGCGACTTATTGCTCCGTGCACCTGAAGGCACCATAACAGAAGCTGGGCTCCGAATGAATATCAATGTCGGCATTCTGTATATCGAAAGTTGGCTTCGGGGTGTTGGTGCCGCAGCAATTTACAACCTAATGGAAGACGCGGCAACCGCGGAAATTTCACGCACGCAAGTGTGGCAATGGATTCACCACCGAGCGGTGATGGAAAATGGAACAACGGTTACGCTAAATCTTTGCAAAAGATTGATGCAAGAAGAACTCTTGAAAATCAAAACCTATGTCGGCGAGGAAGCTTATCTCCACGGACGATTTGTAGAGGCAACCGCCATTTTTATGGAGCTAATTGAATCATCAAAGTTTCAAGATTTTCTCACACTTTCTGCTTACGACAGGATTAATTAA
- the aceA gene encoding isocitrate lyase, producing the protein MNKEQKITALKNEWVNNPRWVGVERTYNAEDVIKLRGSVDIEYSIAKAGAQKLWHMLLTKKFVGALGALTGNQAIQEVMAGLDAIYLSGWQVAADANLAGEMYPDQSLYPANSVPSVVKKINNALLRRDQIQSVTGEGNIDWLAPIVADAEAGFGGNLNAFELMKAMIEAGAAGVHFEDQLSSAKKCGHLGGKVLVPTSEAIQKLIAARLAADVCGVPTILIARTDADAANLLTSDVDEIDRPFVTGKRTSEGFYYVKNGVEQAISRGISYAPFSDLLWMETSKPDLGEAREFAAAIHAKYPKKLLAYNCSPSFNWAAKLSESEMLSFSEKIAEMGYKFQFITLAGFHSLNTAMFELSLAYKEQGMLGFSSLQQREFALQSKGFSAVKHQAFVGTQYFDYVQNTVQQGNSSTVAMAGSTETEQFH; encoded by the coding sequence ATGAACAAAGAGCAAAAAATAACGGCTCTCAAGAATGAATGGGTCAACAACCCGCGCTGGGTTGGTGTTGAACGTACTTATAACGCAGAAGATGTTATTAAACTTCGCGGTTCGGTCGATATCGAATATTCTATTGCGAAAGCCGGCGCACAAAAACTTTGGCACATGCTTTTGACCAAAAAATTCGTTGGTGCATTAGGGGCATTAACAGGCAATCAAGCCATTCAAGAAGTTATGGCTGGGCTTGATGCGATTTATTTAAGCGGTTGGCAAGTCGCTGCCGATGCGAACTTAGCCGGTGAGATGTATCCCGATCAATCTCTCTACCCTGCAAATTCAGTTCCAAGCGTTGTTAAGAAAATTAATAATGCATTGCTTCGTCGAGATCAAATTCAATCCGTAACCGGTGAAGGCAATATCGATTGGCTTGCACCTATTGTTGCGGATGCGGAGGCGGGTTTCGGAGGCAACTTAAATGCCTTTGAATTAATGAAAGCAATGATCGAAGCCGGCGCAGCAGGCGTTCACTTTGAAGATCAACTTTCATCCGCCAAAAAGTGCGGACACTTGGGCGGAAAGGTGTTAGTGCCAACTTCAGAAGCAATCCAAAAACTTATTGCGGCACGCCTTGCCGCCGATGTTTGCGGCGTTCCAACAATTCTCATCGCTCGAACCGATGCCGATGCCGCAAATCTTCTTACCTCTGATGTTGATGAAATTGATCGCCCTTTTGTAACCGGCAAGCGTACTTCTGAAGGATTTTATTATGTGAAAAATGGCGTCGAACAAGCCATTTCTCGTGGAATATCTTATGCACCCTTTTCAGACTTACTTTGGATGGAAACTTCAAAGCCCGACTTAGGAGAAGCCCGCGAATTCGCTGCAGCCATTCACGCCAAGTATCCGAAGAAGCTTTTGGCCTACAATTGCTCTCCTTCATTCAATTGGGCGGCAAAACTCAGCGAAAGTGAAATGCTTTCCTTCTCCGAAAAAATTGCTGAGATGGGTTACAAATTTCAATTCATTACCCTTGCCGGCTTTCACTCGCTCAATACCGCAATGTTTGAGCTTTCCTTGGCTTATAAAGAACAAGGCATGCTTGGGTTCAGCAGCCTTCAGCAACGGGAATTCGCTTTGCAAAGCAAAGGGTTTTCTGCCGTCAAGCATCAGGCTTTTGTAGGTACACAGTATTTCGATTACGTGCAAAACACCGTGCAACAAGGCAATTCTTCAACCGTTGCAATGGCGGGAAGTACCGAAACGGAACAATTTCATTAA
- a CDS encoding TonB-dependent receptor, whose amino-acid sequence MQFICDCIYVNRIVAQVKTDSLTGSLRGQVFESISKEPIAGVLVYLLDVEKKANPTTLSTTVTDEKGRFNISIRSIQSPSPHQFELRFSRIGYKMLVMPLGSIPETDLRVSLQTADIQYEEMQVQSERILGSGLSTQSSEVLKLEELDRHRGQTFGEMISEVTGVTILQTGPSISKPVIRGLHSQRIVIMNDGIRQEGQQWGAEHAPEIDPFAAGRIEVLKGGRSVEYGADAIGGVIRVEPKPFETQHGLSGEVRVNSFSNNLQGALSAEISGDFKMFGFSNDDLRWRFQASIRQAGNSETPDYIIRNSGFRETDVAVFFGNIANDQTLAWRFHYSRFMTELGIYRGAHIGNLTDLQRAIERGSIFDSSATFTYDIISPRQEISHDRASIAFSIPSLIGNWELSTGAQLNIRKEFDAFTFGGISGTIPALKMQLFTATSDAKLTQLPDQNFFGSWLKNTIGRLGVSTVFQMNVRGESRQRLIPDFISFTIGLFVTEEIQLSESSTINFGGRFDYRIQEAAVFNRSSRISTDVTRDFQAATFSLGYKQKVWESFYLSGNIASAWRPPSINELYSDGVHHGTAIYERGNPTLLVEQSNSIEFGAEIESSDVKIEISTYYNRFSNFIFQEPTGIVLTLRGAFPATAYSQSDAAIYGAEFSLRAQLNTWASLESKVAIVRGDNLTRNEPLILIPSDRASVSLHFDLPDVWGLSENFIQLGIEGVRRQNRIPAPLISQENITQSSLSEADYRELMIRLTESPAGYALLNFEMGTKIKFDGKNFFTLSLSVQNLTNQRYREYLSRFRYYIDNPGRNFVLRAQIPFGSSS is encoded by the coding sequence ATGCAATTCATTTGCGATTGTATTTATGTCAACCGAATCGTTGCGCAAGTAAAAACAGATTCTCTAACCGGAAGTCTTCGTGGGCAGGTATTTGAATCCATTTCGAAGGAGCCGATTGCAGGAGTATTGGTTTATCTATTGGATGTTGAAAAGAAAGCGAACCCCACAACGCTTTCAACCACAGTAACTGATGAAAAGGGTCGATTTAATATTTCAATTCGATCAATTCAATCTCCTTCACCCCACCAATTTGAACTTCGATTTTCAAGAATTGGCTATAAAATGTTGGTAATGCCCCTCGGATCAATTCCTGAAACAGATTTGCGGGTTTCGCTTCAAACGGCCGACATTCAGTACGAAGAGATGCAAGTTCAGAGTGAACGGATTCTTGGCTCCGGCCTATCAACTCAGTCTTCAGAAGTACTGAAGCTTGAGGAACTCGACCGACATCGAGGGCAGACCTTTGGCGAAATGATTTCCGAAGTTACAGGAGTAACCATTTTACAGACAGGTCCATCAATTTCAAAGCCCGTTATTCGTGGATTACACAGTCAGCGGATTGTGATTATGAATGATGGGATTCGGCAAGAGGGACAGCAGTGGGGCGCGGAACACGCACCAGAAATTGATCCATTTGCTGCCGGTCGAATTGAAGTACTCAAAGGAGGCAGAAGCGTCGAGTATGGGGCAGACGCGATAGGGGGAGTGATTCGGGTTGAACCAAAGCCATTTGAAACACAGCACGGTTTAAGCGGAGAAGTTCGTGTGAACTCCTTTTCAAATAACTTACAAGGCGCACTTTCAGCAGAAATCAGCGGCGACTTTAAGATGTTTGGATTCTCAAATGATGATTTGCGTTGGCGATTTCAAGCGAGCATCAGGCAAGCCGGCAATTCAGAAACCCCCGATTACATTATTCGAAACTCCGGATTTCGTGAAACCGATGTGGCTGTATTTTTTGGAAATATTGCGAATGATCAAACCCTTGCTTGGCGATTTCATTACAGCCGTTTCATGACCGAATTGGGAATATACCGCGGTGCCCATATCGGGAACTTAACCGACTTACAGCGTGCCATTGAACGCGGTTCCATTTTCGACAGTTCTGCAACATTTACTTATGATATCATCTCTCCAAGGCAGGAAATATCGCACGATAGGGCTTCGATTGCATTTTCCATTCCCTCGTTAATTGGAAATTGGGAACTCTCGACGGGCGCTCAACTCAATATCCGAAAAGAATTTGATGCATTTACCTTCGGCGGTATCTCAGGCACGATTCCTGCTCTGAAAATGCAACTCTTTACAGCGACCAGTGACGCAAAATTGACACAATTACCCGACCAAAATTTTTTTGGCTCTTGGCTAAAAAATACAATCGGAAGATTGGGCGTTTCAACAGTTTTTCAAATGAATGTTCGAGGTGAATCACGCCAACGGCTAATCCCAGACTTTATCAGTTTCACCATCGGTCTTTTTGTGACAGAAGAAATACAGCTTTCTGAATCAAGTACTATCAATTTCGGGGGAAGGTTCGATTATAGAATTCAAGAAGCCGCTGTTTTTAATCGAAGCTCACGAATTTCAACCGATGTCACAAGAGATTTTCAAGCTGCGACATTTAGCCTTGGTTATAAACAGAAAGTTTGGGAGTCTTTTTATTTATCAGGAAATATTGCTTCCGCTTGGAGACCACCTTCTATCAATGAACTTTATAGCGATGGGGTTCATCACGGAACTGCAATTTACGAGCGTGGAAATCCAACGCTCTTGGTAGAGCAATCGAATTCGATTGAATTTGGAGCGGAAATCGAATCATCGGACGTGAAAATCGAAATATCAACCTATTACAATCGGTTTTCAAATTTCATCTTTCAAGAACCCACAGGAATTGTTCTAACTCTTCGTGGTGCATTTCCGGCAACGGCGTATTCCCAATCTGACGCAGCCATTTATGGCGCTGAGTTTTCTTTACGAGCACAGCTGAACACTTGGGCAAGTTTAGAATCAAAGGTTGCGATTGTTCGAGGCGATAATTTAACCCGAAATGAACCGCTCATCTTAATACCCTCCGATAGGGCATCCGTTTCTCTGCATTTTGACTTGCCAGATGTTTGGGGGCTAAGCGAGAATTTCATTCAATTGGGTATTGAAGGGGTAAGACGACAGAATCGAATTCCTGCACCGCTTATCTCTCAAGAAAACATCACGCAGAGTTCACTCTCTGAAGCGGATTACCGCGAGTTAATGATTCGACTGACGGAATCTCCCGCAGGTTATGCCCTCTTGAATTTTGAAATGGGAACAAAAATCAAATTCGATGGTAAGAATTTTTTCACCCTTTCGCTCTCAGTTCAAAATTTAACGAATCAACGATATCGTGAATACTTAAGCCGCTTCCGCTACTATATCGATAACCCCGGACGCAATTTTGTTCTTCGAGCTCAAATTCCTTTTGGTTCTTCTTCGTAG
- a CDS encoding MerC domain-containing protein: MNQGEERPHHPNSFLGLNLDKIGFSASMICAIHCLFVPLFLAGATGFSVLAHPVIEFSIISFGIIVGVSSLSHSFRFHHKNALPILLIVLGFGIIASGHLFFDEFESIVTPIGAIIVASSHMINFKLTKSCPVGS; encoded by the coding sequence ATGAATCAAGGCGAAGAAAGGCCGCATCATCCAAATTCATTTTTAGGATTAAACCTTGACAAAATCGGGTTTTCTGCTTCTATGATTTGTGCAATTCATTGCTTGTTTGTTCCATTGTTTCTTGCAGGAGCAACAGGTTTTTCAGTTTTGGCCCATCCGGTTATCGAGTTCTCAATAATCAGTTTTGGAATCATTGTTGGTGTTTCTTCTCTATCACATAGTTTTCGATTTCACCATAAAAATGCTTTGCCAATTTTATTGATTGTTTTGGGTTTTGGAATAATCGCGTCCGGTCATCTTTTTTTTGATGAGTTTGAAAGTATTGTAACCCCGATTGGTGCCATTATTGTTGCGTCTTCGCACATGATTAATTTTAAATTGACAAAATCGTGCCCCGTTGGGAGTTGA
- a CDS encoding MlaD family protein, translating to MDFSLSKELKVGLTVLSAAVILIYVIWWGKDVKVGTRQVQFSFRNVSGLQIGDPVMVSGLRVGKVESISFSESLVIVSASLPPELELFKDAEVKLMMYELMTGKKLELIPGTREWGFLEEGKMIPGYFVSDIPELVGFAGTTVDTLRLLLSDMQRTLSNANRILGDDDMANDLRLTLRNMRQITTDLAYVSRDMRSVKVSELMGRLESTVNSADSFMRELKPEVKSSLEEFRTTARNINEAILVIKPVVEEIKSNRKSVIGKLMYDTLFASRLESAIVQLDSVLKLGQDDGIKVKLKVF from the coding sequence ATGGATTTTTCTTTATCAAAGGAATTAAAAGTTGGGTTGACTGTGCTAAGTGCGGCCGTCATCTTGATTTATGTGATTTGGTGGGGAAAAGATGTCAAGGTCGGAACTAGACAAGTTCAATTTAGTTTTAGAAATGTTTCAGGGTTGCAAATCGGTGACCCCGTGATGGTCAGTGGCTTAAGAGTCGGTAAAGTGGAATCGATTAGCTTTAGCGAATCTCTCGTTATTGTTTCCGCCTCTCTTCCTCCCGAACTTGAGCTATTCAAAGACGCTGAAGTGAAATTAATGATGTATGAGCTCATGACGGGAAAGAAACTTGAACTCATTCCCGGAACAAGAGAATGGGGATTCTTGGAAGAAGGGAAAATGATTCCGGGCTATTTTGTTTCGGATATTCCTGAACTCGTCGGTTTTGCCGGCACAACTGTCGATACCCTTCGTTTACTTCTTTCTGATATGCAACGAACGCTCTCCAATGCTAATCGAATTTTAGGTGATGATGATATGGCCAATGATCTTCGCTTAACCTTAAGAAATATGAGGCAAATAACGACTGATCTTGCCTATGTCAGCCGCGATATGCGAAGTGTTAAAGTCTCTGAATTAATGGGTCGCTTGGAAAGCACCGTTAATTCAGCCGATAGCTTTATGCGAGAATTAAAACCCGAAGTTAAATCTTCTTTGGAGGAATTTCGAACTACCGCACGCAACATTAATGAAGCGATTTTAGTCATCAAACCGGTCGTTGAAGAAATCAAATCGAATCGGAAATCCGTCATTGGAAAATTAATGTATGATACGCTTTTTGCATCAAGGCTTGAAAGTGCAATTGTTCAACTCGATTCAGTTTTGAAACTGGGTCAGGATGATGGTATAAAAGTAAAATTGAAAGTTTTTTGA
- a CDS encoding sugar phosphate nucleotidyltransferase, whose product MSDLKAEPLKTEPKTDVTKSDISIKKAVIMAGGFGTRLRPLTMNIPKPLVPMMQKPMMHHIVNLLKQYGIKEITSMLFYQPDAIRDYFGDGKKVGVKMHYIQSDADYGTAGSVRNAADLIDERFIVISGDVLTDFNLAKAMEFHQKRGAKATMILTRVKNPVQFGVVITEPDGKVSRFLEKPTWGEVFSDTINTGIYILEREVLDLIPFHEDYDFSKDLFPRMLRENMGLYGYIAEGYWRDIGTLPEYQEAHLDCLHGRVGLDFGEGYEKIAAGIFVHKTAKYDPDTVKFSGSVYVGKGSKIGKGVTLHNSVVGDSVTIGDGSHLNKVVAWSEVQFGKNVDAHLSVICNHVKIGNDVKIEEQTFIAERCKIGNHAVIRPNIKIWPEKEIEDGAILTQSLVWESKWSRELFTGARITGIANIEINPEFAAKLGASFGTIIGEGGTVAVSRDVDKVSRMISRALIAGLLSSGITVNDLQATPIPITRHRLKNSTELGGVHTRKSPYDKNLCDIIFFDKDGRDLPTGKTQKIERHFFGEDYKRSSYENVGNLNFPERAIESYTDSFLNSVESDVIRKARLRVAIDYSHGAASTIFPSIIGGLGIDLISMNAFLDPKKFTRTADEFLQAADKLSEIVVSLGYDIGFMLDGGAERVYIADERGNFLDHQRLLTLITRLFIDVNPETRKIAVPITASQEIDDICSERGIAVVRTGDSHLDLMRTIASDPEISFVGGTKGGFVFPKFLFAVDGMFSCVKIMEMMAKSKVRIGDLSVRYPEKYFMIKRNISCPKDAKGKVMRKIMEDTASNYRILIDGVKIIFDNETSLLLLPDKERDIFHINAESRSKSRAVRLVSEYERKLSGWVLE is encoded by the coding sequence ATGTCAGATCTAAAAGCGGAACCACTAAAAACTGAACCCAAAACCGATGTAACAAAAAGCGATATCAGTATCAAAAAAGCTGTGATAATGGCCGGCGGTTTTGGTACAAGGCTTCGACCGCTTACGATGAATATTCCCAAGCCTCTTGTTCCAATGATGCAGAAACCAATGATGCATCACATTGTCAATCTCTTAAAGCAGTATGGAATAAAGGAAATTACTTCAATGCTTTTTTATCAGCCTGATGCAATTCGCGATTACTTCGGAGATGGAAAAAAGGTTGGGGTTAAGATGCATTACATTCAATCTGATGCGGATTATGGAACTGCAGGAAGTGTACGCAATGCTGCAGACCTGATCGATGAACGGTTTATAGTGATATCAGGAGATGTGCTGACTGACTTTAATCTTGCAAAAGCGATGGAATTCCATCAAAAACGCGGCGCAAAAGCCACAATGATTTTAACCCGTGTTAAAAATCCGGTTCAATTTGGTGTGGTTATTACAGAGCCTGATGGAAAAGTTTCACGATTTCTTGAAAAGCCAACTTGGGGAGAAGTGTTCAGCGATACCATCAATACCGGTATTTATATCCTCGAAAGAGAAGTTCTCGATTTAATTCCGTTTCATGAAGATTATGATTTTTCAAAAGACTTATTTCCGAGAATGCTTCGTGAAAATATGGGTCTTTATGGGTACATCGCCGAAGGGTATTGGCGCGATATCGGAACTCTTCCCGAATATCAAGAAGCGCATTTAGATTGTTTGCACGGTCGGGTTGGGCTTGATTTCGGCGAGGGTTACGAGAAAATCGCTGCGGGGATTTTTGTTCATAAAACTGCAAAGTATGACCCCGATACAGTTAAGTTTTCGGGAAGTGTTTATGTTGGAAAAGGGTCTAAAATCGGAAAAGGTGTAACCCTTCATAATTCTGTTGTTGGAGATTCCGTGACGATTGGCGATGGCTCGCACCTCAATAAAGTCGTTGCGTGGAGTGAAGTCCAATTTGGGAAAAATGTCGATGCCCATTTATCGGTGATTTGTAATCATGTTAAAATCGGCAATGATGTAAAAATTGAGGAGCAAACATTTATCGCCGAGCGATGCAAAATCGGTAATCATGCGGTGATACGACCAAACATTAAAATTTGGCCCGAAAAGGAAATTGAAGACGGAGCAATTTTAACGCAAAGTTTGGTGTGGGAATCCAAATGGTCTCGTGAACTTTTTACCGGTGCAAGAATAACTGGCATTGCCAATATTGAAATCAATCCCGAATTTGCAGCAAAGTTAGGTGCTTCGTTTGGCACGATTATCGGAGAAGGTGGCACTGTTGCCGTAAGCCGAGATGTCGATAAAGTTTCACGAATGATCAGCCGCGCACTCATTGCAGGGTTGCTTTCATCAGGAATAACGGTTAATGACCTTCAAGCGACACCGATTCCAATCACGCGACATCGCCTTAAAAACAGTACCGAATTAGGCGGCGTTCATACTCGAAAATCCCCTTATGATAAAAACCTTTGCGATATCATCTTCTTTGATAAAGACGGGCGTGATCTTCCTACCGGCAAAACACAGAAAATTGAGCGTCATTTCTTTGGGGAAGATTACAAACGCTCAAGCTATGAAAATGTCGGTAATCTTAATTTCCCTGAGCGTGCCATCGAAAGTTACACCGATAGCTTTTTAAACTCTGTGGAGTCGGATGTGATTCGAAAAGCCAGATTACGCGTGGCGATTGATTACTCTCACGGGGCAGCATCAACGATTTTCCCCAGCATTATCGGGGGGCTAGGGATTGACCTTATTTCGATGAACGCATTTTTAGATCCAAAAAAATTTACTCGTACCGCCGATGAATTTTTGCAAGCAGCTGATAAACTTTCTGAAATTGTAGTGTCATTAGGCTATGATATTGGGTTTATGCTTGATGGAGGCGCAGAGCGCGTCTATATTGCTGATGAACGCGGAAATTTTCTAGATCATCAAAGATTACTAACCCTCATTACAAGATTATTTATCGATGTAAACCCTGAAACTAGAAAAATCGCGGTACCTATCACTGCCTCACAAGAAATCGATGACATTTGTTCTGAAAGAGGTATTGCCGTAGTTCGCACCGGAGACAGCCATCTTGATTTAATGCGTACCATTGCGTCTGACCCAGAAATTTCATTTGTAGGCGGTACAAAGGGCGGATTTGTATTTCCGAAGTTTTTATTCGCTGTTGATGGAATGTTTTCTTGCGTGAAGATTATGGAAATGATGGCGAAATCAAAGGTCAGAATCGGTGATTTATCAGTGCGTTACCCTGAAAAATATTTTATGATAAAGCGAAACATTTCGTGCCCAAAAGATGCAAAGGGAAAGGTAATGCGTAAAATTATGGAAGACACTGCAAGCAATTACCGAATTTTGATTGATGGTGTAAAGATCATTTTTGATAATGAAACCTCCCTTCTTCTATTACCGGATAAAGAGCGGGATATTTTTCATATTAACGCCGAGTCTCGCTCCAAAAGCCGCGCTGTTAGGCTTGTTTCTGAATACGAAAGAAAATTAAGCGGATGGGTTTTAGAATAA